A region of Streptomyces sp. TG1A-60 DNA encodes the following proteins:
- a CDS encoding extracellular solute-binding protein — protein sequence MRARTLPHSRPRSGGGTRIARRTRKTVVIAAVAALGAGLLAGCADDGKDEDDTSSSGDGGGKTKITLGLFGTFGFEEAGLYEEYEKLNPDIDVQHTVVERNENYYPALLNHLTTGSGLQDIQGVEVGNIAEIVATQSDKLLDLSKYGKEGDYLDWKWKQATTANGQTVGLGTDIGPMAICYRKDLFEDAGLPTDREEVGKLWAGSWDKFVDVGKQYQDKAPDGTTFLDSPGGLLQAILSGEKDRFYDASGEVIYKTNPAVKDAFDLTAQAAEDGLIGNQTQFQPAWDTTIANSKFAAMSCPPWMLGYIKGKSKPEAAGKWDIAQAPKSGNWGGSFLTVPKSGKNAEEAAKLAAWLTAPEQQAKLFAVQGSFPSTPAAYDSTAVKDAKNDMTGDAPIGTIFAEAAANIPVQTIGPKDQIIQQGLTDNGVILVTQGKSASEAWKNAVKTIDNALDK from the coding sequence ATGCGAGCACGTACCCTCCCCCACTCCCGACCGCGGTCGGGCGGGGGCACCCGTATCGCCCGCAGGACGCGCAAGACGGTGGTCATCGCGGCCGTCGCCGCGCTGGGCGCCGGGCTGCTGGCCGGCTGTGCCGACGACGGCAAGGACGAGGACGACACGTCGTCGAGCGGTGACGGCGGCGGCAAGACCAAGATCACCCTCGGGCTCTTCGGCACCTTCGGCTTCGAGGAGGCCGGGCTCTACGAAGAGTACGAGAAGCTGAACCCGGACATCGACGTCCAGCACACCGTCGTGGAGCGGAACGAGAACTACTACCCCGCTCTCCTCAACCACCTGACCACCGGCAGCGGCCTCCAGGACATCCAGGGCGTCGAGGTCGGCAACATCGCCGAGATCGTCGCGACCCAGTCGGACAAGCTGCTCGACCTGTCGAAGTACGGCAAGGAGGGCGACTACCTGGACTGGAAGTGGAAGCAGGCCACCACGGCGAACGGCCAGACGGTCGGTCTCGGCACCGACATAGGCCCGATGGCCATCTGCTACCGCAAGGACCTCTTCGAGGACGCCGGTCTGCCCACCGACCGCGAGGAAGTCGGCAAGCTGTGGGCCGGCAGCTGGGACAAGTTCGTCGACGTCGGCAAGCAGTACCAGGACAAGGCGCCCGACGGCACCACCTTCCTGGACTCACCCGGCGGTCTGCTGCAGGCGATCCTCAGCGGTGAGAAGGACCGGTTCTACGACGCCTCCGGCGAGGTCATCTACAAGACGAACCCGGCCGTCAAGGACGCCTTCGACCTCACGGCACAGGCCGCCGAGGACGGGCTGATCGGCAACCAGACGCAGTTCCAGCCGGCCTGGGACACGACGATCGCCAACAGCAAGTTCGCCGCGATGTCCTGCCCGCCGTGGATGCTCGGGTACATCAAGGGCAAGTCGAAGCCCGAAGCGGCCGGCAAGTGGGACATCGCCCAGGCGCCGAAGTCCGGCAACTGGGGCGGCTCCTTCCTGACCGTGCCGAAGTCCGGCAAGAACGCGGAGGAGGCGGCGAAGCTGGCCGCCTGGCTGACCGCACCCGAGCAGCAGGCCAAGCTCTTCGCCGTGCAGGGCAGCTTCCCGAGCACCCCGGCCGCGTACGACTCGACCGCGGTGAAGGACGCGAAGAACGACATGACCGGTGACGCGCCGATCGGCACGATCTTCGCGGAGGCCGCCGCGAACATCCCGGTCCAGACGATCGGCCCGAAGGACCAGATCATCCAGCAGGGCCTGACCGACAACGGCGTGATCCTCGTGACCCAGGGCAAGTCGGCCTCGGAGGCATGGAAGAACGCCGTCAAGACCATCGACAACGCCCTGGACAAGTGA
- a CDS encoding LacI family DNA-binding transcriptional regulator has protein sequence MAGHGARGRSGGRPTLEEVAARAGVGRGTVSRVINGSPRVSDATRAAVEAAVAELGYVPNTAARALAANRTDAIAMVVPEPETRFFAEPYFSDILKGVGAQLSDTEMQLLLIFAGGDRERRRLAQYLAAHRVDGVLLVSVHADDPLPDLLSQLEIPAVISGPRSAHETLPSVDSDNYGGGRSAVQHLIERGRTRVATITGRLDVYGAQRRIEGYREALEDAGREVDERLIVPGDFTEEGGRRAMAELLSRCPDLDAVFAESDVMAAGARQVLREAGRRIPDDVALVGYDDSAIARHMDPPMTSVRQPIEEMGRAMIDLLLDEIADRRPAVSRGLERRQVVLPTELVERDSS, from the coding sequence GTGGCAGGCCACGGGGCACGGGGCCGGAGCGGTGGGCGGCCGACGCTGGAAGAGGTCGCCGCACGGGCCGGCGTCGGCCGCGGCACGGTGTCCCGGGTGATCAACGGCTCGCCCCGGGTCAGCGACGCGACCCGGGCGGCGGTCGAGGCGGCCGTCGCGGAACTCGGTTATGTCCCGAACACGGCGGCCCGCGCCCTCGCGGCGAACCGCACCGATGCGATCGCGATGGTCGTCCCCGAGCCGGAGACACGTTTCTTCGCCGAGCCGTACTTCTCCGACATCCTCAAGGGTGTGGGCGCCCAGCTGTCCGACACGGAGATGCAGCTCCTGCTCATCTTCGCGGGCGGCGACCGGGAGCGCCGGCGGCTGGCCCAGTACCTGGCGGCGCACCGGGTGGACGGCGTTCTGCTGGTGTCGGTCCACGCGGACGACCCCCTGCCCGATTTGCTGTCACAACTGGAGATCCCGGCCGTGATCAGCGGCCCCCGCTCGGCACACGAGACGCTCCCGTCCGTCGACTCGGACAACTACGGCGGTGGCCGCTCGGCGGTGCAACACCTCATCGAGCGGGGCCGCACCCGCGTAGCCACGATCACCGGCCGCCTGGACGTCTACGGCGCCCAGCGCCGTATCGAGGGCTACCGCGAGGCACTGGAGGACGCCGGCCGCGAGGTCGACGAGCGCCTGATCGTCCCCGGTGACTTCACGGAGGAGGGCGGCCGGCGGGCCATGGCGGAGCTGCTGTCCCGCTGCCCCGATCTCGACGCGGTCTTCGCCGAGTCCGACGTCATGGCCGCCGGCGCCCGCCAGGTCCTGCGCGAGGCGGGCCGCCGCATACCCGACGACGTGGCGCTGGTCGGCTACGACGACTCGGCGATCGCCCGCCACATGGATCCCCCGATGACGAGCGTCCGCCAGCCCATCGAGGAGATGGGCCGCGCCATGATCGACCTCCTCCTCGACGAGATCGCCGACCGCCGTCCGGCGGTGTCACGAGGGCTGGAGCGGCGCCAGGTGGTGCTGCCCACGGAGCTGGTGGAGCGGGACTCTTCCTGA
- a CDS encoding GH1 family beta-glucosidase, with the protein MPEPTTPVTFPPAFLWGAATSAYQIEGAVREGGRTPSIWDTFSHTPGKTAGGETGDIAVDHYHRYRDDVALMAELGLTSYRFSISWSRVQPTGRGPAIQRGLDFYRRLVDELLDKGIKPAVTLYHWDLPQELEDAGGWPERETAYRFAEYARIVGEALGDRVEQWITLNEPWCTAFLGYGSGVHAPGRTDPVAALRAAHHLNLAHGLGVSALRSAMPARNSIAVSLNSSVVRPITSSPEDQAAARRIDDLANGVFHGPMLHGVYPETLLSATSSLTDWSFVQDGDVAAANQPLDALGLNYYTPALVGAADADAGGPRADGHGASDHSPWPAADDVLFHQTPGERTEMGWTIDPTGLHELIMRYAREAPGLPLYVTENGAAYDDKMDADGRVHDPERIAYLHGHLRAVRRAIAEGADVRGYYLWSLMDNFEWAYGYGKRFGAVYVDYATLTRTPKSSAYWYSQAARTGALPPLVTTTA; encoded by the coding sequence ATGCCTGAGCCCACAACGCCGGTGACCTTTCCTCCCGCCTTCCTCTGGGGCGCGGCTACCTCCGCGTACCAGATCGAGGGCGCGGTGCGGGAGGGCGGCCGGACGCCCTCCATCTGGGACACCTTCAGTCATACCCCGGGCAAGACCGCCGGTGGTGAGACCGGTGACATCGCTGTCGACCACTACCACCGCTACCGCGACGACGTGGCGCTGATGGCGGAGCTGGGCCTCACCTCGTACCGCTTCTCCATCTCCTGGTCGCGGGTGCAGCCGACGGGCCGGGGACCCGCGATCCAGCGTGGCCTGGACTTCTACCGCCGGCTGGTCGACGAGCTGCTGGACAAGGGCATCAAGCCGGCCGTCACCCTCTACCACTGGGACCTGCCGCAGGAGCTGGAGGACGCGGGCGGCTGGCCCGAGCGTGAGACCGCGTACCGCTTCGCCGAGTACGCGCGGATCGTGGGCGAGGCGCTGGGCGACCGCGTCGAGCAGTGGATCACTCTGAACGAGCCGTGGTGCACCGCGTTCCTGGGCTACGGCTCCGGGGTGCACGCGCCGGGCCGTACGGACCCGGTGGCGGCGCTGCGCGCGGCCCACCACCTGAACCTGGCGCACGGGCTGGGCGTCTCGGCCCTGCGCTCGGCGATGCCGGCCCGCAACTCGATCGCGGTGAGCCTCAACTCCTCGGTGGTACGGCCGATCACGAGCTCACCGGAGGACCAGGCGGCGGCGCGGAGGATCGACGACCTCGCCAACGGCGTCTTCCACGGCCCGATGCTGCACGGCGTGTACCCGGAGACCCTGCTCTCCGCCACGTCGTCGCTGACGGACTGGTCGTTCGTGCAGGACGGTGACGTGGCGGCGGCCAACCAGCCGTTGGACGCGCTGGGGTTGAACTACTACACGCCGGCGCTGGTGGGGGCGGCGGACGCGGACGCGGGCGGACCTCGCGCGGACGGTCACGGCGCGAGCGACCACTCGCCGTGGCCGGCCGCGGACGACGTCCTCTTCCACCAGACGCCGGGCGAGCGTACGGAGATGGGCTGGACCATCGACCCGACGGGGCTGCACGAGCTGATCATGCGGTACGCGCGGGAGGCTCCGGGCCTGCCGCTGTACGTGACCGAGAACGGTGCGGCGTACGACGACAAGATGGACGCGGACGGCCGGGTCCACGACCCCGAGCGCATCGCCTACCTCCACGGCCACCTGCGCGCCGTCCGCCGCGCGATCGCCGAGGGCGCGGACGTACGCGGCTACTACCTGTGGTCCCTGATGGACAACTTCGAGTGGGCCTACGGCTACGGGAAGCGGTTCGGCGCGGTGTACGTCGACTACGCCACCCTGACCCGCACGCCGAAGTCGAGCGCGTACTGGTACAGCCAGGCGGCCAGGACGGGGGCCCTGCCGCCGCTGGTGACGACCACGGCGTAG
- a CDS encoding carbohydrate ABC transporter permease, which produces MTTTFTKPPADAAPEPPKNGRRGRGLKAARAGGQHHAGPVAYVILIVFTLVSLFPLFWTAVAASRDNARLAETPPPFWFGANLLDKLEVAWTDANLGEAFLNTTIVAGVSSLTIVFLSTIAGFAFAKLRFRGRGAMMLIVIGTMMVPPQLQVIPLYMMVAKLDWTDQLQAVILPSLVNAFGVFFMRQYLLQALPDEIIEAARVDGASSWRVIWHVVFPTARPAMAVLGMLMFVQTWNDFLWPFLVLTQLGNPTVQVAVAGLGRGYTPDQALIMAGALLSTLPLLLVFAIFGKQIVGGIMQGAVKG; this is translated from the coding sequence GTGACGACGACATTCACCAAACCCCCGGCCGACGCGGCCCCGGAGCCGCCGAAGAACGGGCGGCGCGGGCGCGGGCTGAAGGCGGCGCGCGCGGGCGGGCAGCACCACGCCGGGCCCGTCGCGTACGTCATCCTCATCGTGTTCACCCTGGTTTCGCTGTTCCCGCTGTTCTGGACGGCGGTGGCCGCCTCGCGCGACAACGCGCGGCTGGCGGAGACCCCGCCGCCGTTCTGGTTCGGCGCGAACCTCCTCGACAAGCTCGAAGTGGCCTGGACCGACGCCAACCTGGGCGAGGCGTTCCTCAACACGACGATCGTGGCGGGCGTTTCGTCGCTGACCATCGTCTTCCTGTCGACGATCGCCGGGTTCGCCTTCGCCAAGCTGCGCTTCAGGGGCCGGGGCGCCATGATGCTGATCGTGATCGGCACGATGATGGTGCCGCCACAGCTCCAGGTGATCCCGCTGTACATGATGGTCGCCAAGCTCGACTGGACCGACCAGCTCCAGGCGGTGATCCTGCCCTCGCTGGTCAACGCGTTCGGTGTGTTCTTCATGCGGCAGTACCTGCTCCAGGCCCTGCCCGACGAGATCATCGAGGCGGCCCGCGTCGACGGCGCGAGCAGCTGGCGGGTGATCTGGCACGTGGTGTTCCCCACCGCGCGGCCCGCGATGGCCGTCCTCGGCATGCTGATGTTCGTCCAGACCTGGAACGACTTCCTGTGGCCGTTCCTCGTCCTGACCCAGCTGGGCAACCCGACCGTGCAGGTCGCGGTCGCCGGCCTGGGCCGTGGCTACACCCCCGACCAGGCCCTGATCATGGCGGGCGCGCTGCTCAGCACGCTCCCCCTCCTCCTGGTCTTCGCGATCTTCGGCAAGCAGATCGTGGGGGGCATCATGCAGGGCGCGGTGAAGGGCTGA
- a CDS encoding sugar ABC transporter permease, whose amino-acid sequence MATRHDTAAPPTKGGAAPARPPAESEADKRHRARLSRRWQRDVRWSPYAFVSPFFLLFVAFGLFPLLYTGWASLHSVELTAPTDMSWAGLHNYTRIFDDEFYWNAAKNTLIIGIISTVPQLLMALGIAHILNYKLRASTFYRVVMLAPYATSIAAATLVFVLLFGRDYGMINWFLGLVGFDAVDWQNDTWFSKIAVSTIVIWRWTGYNALIYLAAMQAIPQDLYESAALDGASRWKQFLHVTLPSLRPTILFTVVVSTIGASQLFAEPLLFDANKGASGGPEHQFQTLGLYLYEQGWVNQHLGRASAIAWTMFLILIVVGIINYVISRRLRASS is encoded by the coding sequence ATGGCCACACGGCACGACACCGCCGCGCCCCCCACCAAGGGGGGCGCGGCCCCGGCCCGCCCGCCCGCGGAGTCGGAGGCCGACAAGCGCCACCGGGCCCGGCTGTCCCGCCGATGGCAGCGGGACGTGCGCTGGAGCCCGTACGCCTTCGTCTCCCCCTTCTTCCTGCTGTTCGTCGCGTTCGGCCTGTTCCCGCTGCTCTACACCGGCTGGGCCTCGCTGCACTCGGTGGAGCTGACCGCCCCCACCGACATGAGCTGGGCGGGGCTGCACAACTACACGCGGATCTTCGACGACGAGTTCTACTGGAACGCGGCGAAGAACACCCTGATCATCGGGATCATCTCGACCGTCCCGCAGTTGCTGATGGCGCTGGGGATCGCGCACATCCTCAACTACAAGCTGCGCGCCTCGACCTTCTACCGGGTCGTGATGCTCGCCCCGTACGCCACGTCGATCGCCGCCGCCACCCTGGTCTTCGTGCTGCTCTTCGGCCGCGACTACGGCATGATCAACTGGTTCCTGGGGCTGGTCGGCTTCGACGCCGTCGACTGGCAGAACGACACGTGGTTCTCGAAGATCGCCGTGTCGACCATCGTCATCTGGCGCTGGACCGGCTACAACGCGCTGATCTACCTCGCCGCGATGCAGGCGATCCCGCAGGACCTGTACGAGTCGGCGGCCCTCGACGGCGCCAGCCGCTGGAAGCAGTTCCTGCACGTGACGCTGCCGTCGCTGCGCCCGACGATCCTGTTCACCGTCGTCGTGTCGACGATCGGCGCCTCGCAGCTCTTCGCCGAGCCGCTGCTGTTCGACGCCAACAAGGGTGCGTCCGGCGGGCCCGAGCACCAGTTCCAGACGCTCGGCCTGTACCTGTACGAGCAGGGCTGGGTGAACCAGCATCTGGGCCGCGCCTCAGCGATCGCCTGGACGATGTTCCTGATCCTCATCGTGGTCGGAATCATCAACTACGTCATCTCGCGCCGGCTGCGCGCCAGTAGTTAG